A single window of Meiothermus sp. DNA harbors:
- a CDS encoding ABC transporter permease yields MTLPSKRVGSRDGLGWLLLGLGFGLLGWFIATWWNQTEPASSTLKLLIGLGFVLAVWGLAGVARQFANTANPLVGFTPAALTLLVVLVTAEALLRAYQVPAGLIPTPSRVLATLVGVREVLLQDAFQTVVLEAMVGYLIGCSLGVLTALLVSRYTFLERGLLPYATLFSSIPIVALAPVLVKMIGIDWPSKAVIVAITVFFPVVVNTFRGLTEVHPLSLELMRSYAAAELQQYRWLRLPNALPFIFNALKLGTTLAMIGAIVGEFFGANGQGLGFRIQIEAGRFGFDIVWSAIIVASLIGIAWYNLVAWLERRLTGWHVSFR; encoded by the coding sequence ATGACCCTGCCCTCCAAGCGTGTGGGCTCGAGGGATGGCCTGGGCTGGCTTTTGCTGGGCCTGGGCTTTGGACTTTTGGGATGGTTTATTGCGACCTGGTGGAACCAGACCGAACCGGCCTCGAGCACCTTGAAGCTCCTAATCGGACTGGGTTTTGTGTTGGCCGTCTGGGGGCTTGCTGGGGTGGCCCGGCAGTTTGCCAATACCGCCAATCCGCTGGTGGGCTTTACCCCAGCCGCCCTGACCCTGCTGGTGGTGCTGGTAACCGCCGAGGCCCTGTTGCGGGCCTATCAGGTGCCCGCTGGCCTTATTCCTACACCCAGCCGGGTGCTTGCGACCCTGGTTGGGGTGCGCGAGGTGCTGCTGCAAGATGCCTTCCAGACGGTGGTATTGGAAGCGATGGTGGGGTATTTGATCGGTTGCAGTTTGGGGGTATTAACAGCCTTGCTGGTGAGTCGGTATACCTTTTTAGAGCGGGGCCTTTTGCCCTATGCCACGCTTTTTAGCAGTATTCCGATTGTGGCGCTGGCCCCGGTGCTGGTCAAGATGATCGGTATTGACTGGCCCTCCAAGGCGGTCATTGTGGCGATTACGGTGTTTTTCCCGGTGGTGGTCAACACCTTTCGGGGGCTGACCGAGGTGCATCCGCTCTCGCTCGAGTTAATGCGCTCTTATGCGGCCGCGGAGCTGCAGCAGTACCGTTGGCTTCGGCTGCCCAACGCGCTGCCGTTCATTTTCAATGCGCTCAAACTAGGCACTACCCTGGCCATGATCGGCGCCATCGTGGGGGAGTTCTTTGGGGCCAATGGACAGGGCCTGGGCTTTCGCATCCAGATCGAGGCGGGCCGGTTTGGCTTCGACATTGTGTGGTCGGCGATTATCGTGGCCTCGCTGATTGGTATCGCCTGGTACAACCTGGTGGCGTGGCTCGAGCGGAGATTAACCGGATGGCACGTGTCCTTCCGCTAA
- a CDS encoding ABC transporter permease, translating to MRLSPNLGPMLVVALVALALYWPLMYLANIPAAQRALDTGAALPCKTAVECATQLRSPVLPSPQQLWNGFGNLMFPLNSPNAIPLNAAVTALETIVGLLLAALLGFFFAIGMVVSRAFERALLPWIVASQTVPIIAIAPMLVVLLGQYGVQGWLPKAIIAAYIAFFPITIGLAKGLKSPDPLALDLMKTYNAGNWQTYLKLRFPASVPYLFTAFKVSMTAALIGAIVAEISTISFQGIGKMLAENSRASDVVAMWVIMLSSALLGILLVALVGWLERLLTPWRQGGRAAPVVRRAGPAPRGEVG from the coding sequence ATGCGGCTCTCGCCCAACCTGGGGCCCATGCTGGTAGTGGCCCTTGTGGCGCTGGCTTTGTACTGGCCTCTTATGTATCTGGCCAACATTCCGGCGGCCCAGCGGGCGCTGGATACCGGCGCGGCGCTCCCGTGCAAGACCGCGGTGGAATGCGCGACGCAGCTTCGGAGTCCGGTGTTGCCCTCGCCGCAGCAGCTGTGGAATGGCTTTGGTAACCTGATGTTTCCCCTAAACTCCCCAAATGCCATTCCCCTCAACGCCGCCGTGACAGCCCTCGAGACCATTGTAGGTCTGCTGTTGGCGGCTTTGTTGGGCTTCTTCTTTGCCATTGGGATGGTGGTCTCGAGGGCCTTTGAGCGGGCGCTTTTACCCTGGATTGTGGCCTCCCAGACGGTGCCCATCATCGCCATTGCCCCCATGCTGGTGGTGCTTTTGGGGCAGTATGGGGTACAGGGCTGGCTTCCCAAGGCCATTATAGCGGCCTATATTGCGTTCTTTCCCATCACCATCGGGTTGGCCAAGGGGCTCAAAAGCCCCGACCCCCTGGCCCTCGACCTGATGAAAACCTACAACGCGGGTAATTGGCAAACCTATCTCAAACTGCGCTTTCCGGCTTCGGTGCCGTATCTCTTCACGGCTTTTAAGGTATCCATGACGGCGGCTTTGATTGGAGCCATCGTGGCCGAAATTTCTACCATCAGCTTCCAGGGGATTGGAAAGATGCTGGCCGAAAACTCCCGTGCTTCGGATGTGGTGGCCATGTGGGTCATCATGCTTTCGTCGGCCCTGCTGGGCATTTTGCTGGTGGCTCTGGTGGGCTGGCTCGAGCGCCTGCTGACACCCTGGCGACAGGGGGGGCGGGCTGCGCCGGTGGTCAGGCGGGCCGGGCCGGCTCCTCGAGGGGAGGTGGGTTGA
- a CDS encoding ABC transporter ATP-binding protein, which yields MMQANPSLQPSVSGSNPGPIVSVRDVSMVFQNGTIALQGANLEIAEGEFISLIGPSGCGKTTLLRLLADLIQPTSGTIRVGGKTPEEARKSRVYGYVFQAPTLMEWRTVLSNVILPLEVMNFPAGERKARAEKMLALVGLEKFAKHYPWQLSGGMQQRVSIARALAFDPQLLFMDEPFGALDEITRENLNLELLRLWRETGKTVIFVTHSIPEAVFLSTRIVVMTPRPGKIETVIPVDLPQPRTFETRETPQFFEIATQVREALRKGHGYEVTE from the coding sequence ATGATGCAAGCCAATCCCTCTCTCCAGCCATCCGTGAGCGGTTCCAACCCAGGCCCCATCGTTTCGGTGCGGGATGTTTCGATGGTTTTTCAGAACGGCACCATAGCCCTCCAAGGCGCCAACCTCGAGATTGCCGAGGGGGAGTTCATCAGCCTGATCGGCCCTTCGGGCTGCGGCAAAACCACCCTGCTGCGCCTGTTGGCGGACCTGATTCAGCCGACCTCGGGCACCATCCGGGTGGGGGGCAAGACCCCGGAAGAGGCCCGGAAGTCACGTGTCTATGGGTATGTGTTTCAGGCTCCCACCCTGATGGAGTGGCGCACGGTGCTCTCCAATGTGATCCTGCCCTTGGAGGTGATGAACTTTCCGGCCGGGGAACGCAAAGCCAGAGCCGAGAAGATGCTGGCCTTGGTGGGGCTGGAAAAGTTTGCCAAGCACTACCCCTGGCAGCTCTCGGGGGGGATGCAGCAGCGCGTCTCCATCGCCCGGGCATTGGCCTTCGATCCGCAACTGCTTTTTATGGACGAGCCATTTGGGGCTTTGGACGAGATCACCCGCGAAAACCTGAACCTGGAGCTTTTGCGGCTGTGGCGCGAGACCGGCAAGACTGTCATCTTCGTGACCCACTCCATCCCCGAGGCGGTGTTTCTTTCCACGCGTATTGTGGTCATGACGCCGCGCCCCGGCAAAATCGAGACCGTCATTCCGGTAGACCTGCCCCAGCCCCGCACCTTCGAGACCCGCGAGACCCCACAGTTTTTCGAGATCGCCACTCAGGTGCGCGAGGCCTTGCGCAAAGGGCATGGCTACGAGGTGACCGAGTGA
- a CDS encoding LysE family translocator, with protein MLIPPDQLLVFALASLALLLIPGPAVLYIVTRSASQGSAAGLASVLGIQCGGMVHVLMATLGLSAILLSSALAFNLVKYAGAAYLVYLGLRTWLSREPLELGVWRRQPLRQIFVQGFVVNALNPKTALFFFAFLPQFVDPARGAASQQFLLLGLVFITLATFSDGAYALLSSTLGGWLRRKTQEPRFALGQRWVTGGIYIGLGVAAALTGHRHK; from the coding sequence ATGCTGATACCCCCTGATCAACTGCTGGTGTTTGCCCTGGCCAGTCTGGCCTTGCTCCTAATTCCGGGGCCAGCGGTGCTGTACATTGTGACCCGCAGCGCTTCGCAGGGGTCAGCGGCGGGTTTGGCCAGCGTGTTGGGCATTCAGTGCGGCGGTATGGTGCATGTGCTGATGGCCACCCTGGGCCTTTCGGCCATTCTGCTCTCCAGTGCCCTGGCCTTCAACCTGGTCAAGTATGCCGGTGCGGCCTATCTGGTCTACCTGGGCTTGCGAACCTGGCTCTCGAGGGAGCCGCTCGAGCTCGGCGTGTGGCGCCGCCAGCCGCTGAGACAGATTTTTGTGCAGGGCTTTGTGGTAAACGCCCTCAACCCCAAAACCGCCCTCTTCTTCTTTGCTTTTCTGCCGCAGTTCGTAGACCCGGCCAGAGGGGCGGCCTCGCAGCAGTTCTTGCTGCTGGGGCTGGTTTTTATCACCCTGGCCACCTTTAGCGATGGAGCCTATGCACTCCTGTCAAGCACGCTGGGAGGCTGGCTTCGTCGCAAAACCCAGGAGCCGCGCTTTGCCTTGGGGCAGCGCTGGGTCACCGGTGGCATCTACATCGGGCTGGGCGTGGCTGCTGCCTTGACCGGCCATAGACACAAGTAG
- the hydA gene encoding dihydropyrimidinase, giving the protein MGLLIKNGEIITADSRYKADIYAEGETITRIGQNLEVPPETEVIDATGKYVFPGFIDPHVHIYLPFMATFAKDTHETGSKAALMGGTTTYIEMCCPSRNDDALEGYQLWKSKAEGNSYCDYTFHMAVSKFDSKTEGELREIVADGINSFKIFLSYKNFFGVDDGEMYETLRLAKELGVIVTAHCENAELVGRLQQKLLSEGKTGPEWHEPSRPESVEAEGTARFATFLENTGATGYVVHLSCKPALDAALSAKARGVPIYIESVIPHFLLDKTYAERGGVEAMKYIMSPPLRDKRNQKALWDALAQGLIDTVGTDHCPFDTEQKLLGKDAFTAIPNGIPAIEDRVNLLYTYGVSRGNLDIHRFVDAASTKAAKLFGLFPRKGTIAVGSDADLVVYDPSYRGVISVKTQHVNNDYNGFEGMEIDGRPSVVTVRGKVAVREGQFVGEKGRGQLLRREPMYF; this is encoded by the coding sequence ATGGGGTTGCTGATCAAAAACGGCGAGATCATCACTGCGGACAGCCGCTACAAGGCCGACATCTATGCGGAAGGGGAGACCATCACCCGCATCGGGCAGAACCTCGAGGTTCCCCCAGAAACGGAGGTGATTGACGCTACAGGCAAGTACGTCTTCCCGGGCTTCATAGACCCCCACGTGCACATCTACTTACCCTTCATGGCCACCTTCGCCAAGGATACCCACGAAACCGGCTCCAAGGCGGCCCTGATGGGCGGCACCACCACCTACATCGAGATGTGCTGCCCCAGCCGAAACGATGATGCCCTCGAGGGCTACCAGCTTTGGAAGAGCAAGGCCGAAGGGAATAGCTACTGCGACTACACCTTCCACATGGCCGTCTCCAAGTTTGACTCCAAGACCGAAGGGGAGCTGCGGGAGATTGTGGCCGACGGCATCAACTCCTTCAAGATTTTCCTCTCCTACAAAAACTTCTTCGGCGTGGACGACGGCGAGATGTACGAGACCCTGCGGCTGGCCAAGGAGCTGGGGGTGATCGTGACCGCCCACTGCGAGAATGCCGAGCTGGTGGGGCGGTTGCAGCAAAAACTCTTGTCCGAGGGCAAGACCGGCCCCGAGTGGCACGAGCCCAGCCGCCCCGAGTCGGTGGAGGCCGAGGGCACCGCCCGCTTCGCCACCTTTTTGGAGAACACTGGCGCTACCGGCTACGTGGTGCACCTCTCCTGCAAACCTGCCCTGGACGCGGCTTTGAGCGCCAAGGCGCGCGGTGTGCCCATCTACATCGAGTCGGTGATCCCCCACTTCCTCCTGGATAAGACCTACGCCGAGCGGGGCGGGGTGGAGGCCATGAAGTACATCATGTCGCCACCCCTGCGCGACAAGCGCAACCAGAAGGCCCTTTGGGATGCCTTAGCCCAGGGCCTCATCGACACCGTGGGCACCGACCACTGCCCCTTCGACACCGAGCAGAAGCTCTTAGGCAAAGACGCCTTTACCGCCATTCCCAACGGCATCCCGGCCATCGAGGATCGGGTGAACCTGCTCTACACCTACGGGGTAAGCCGGGGCAACCTGGACATCCACCGCTTTGTGGACGCGGCCAGCACCAAGGCCGCCAAGCTCTTCGGGCTCTTCCCCCGCAAGGGCACCATCGCGGTGGGGAGCGATGCCGACCTGGTGGTCTACGACCCCAGCTACCGGGGGGTTATCTCGGTCAAGACCCAGCACGTGAACAACGATTACAACGGCTTCGAGGGCATGGAAATTGATGGCCGGCCCAGCGTGGTGACGGTGCGGGGTAAGGTCGCGGTGCGAGAGGGGCAGTTTGTAGGGGAGAAGGGAAGGGGCCAGCTCCTGCGGCGCGAGCCGATGTATTTCTGA
- the preA gene encoding NAD-dependent dihydropyrimidine dehydrogenase subunit PreA encodes MADLRINFAGIKSPNPFWLASAPPTNSGAQIHKAFEAGWGGAVWKTIGAPVLNVSNRYGAWHYGGQKMLAINNVELISDRPLEVNLKEIRDVKRHWPDRAVIVSAMVESKPEAWRDIVIKIEDTGADGIELNYGCPHGMSERGMGSAVGQVPEYCQQITGWVTEVARIPVIVKLTPNVASVVPPARAALAAGAHGLSLINTINSIIGVDLDTLEITPNIGGKGGHGGYAGPAVKPIALNMLSSLGVDEAVRQSGVPISGMGGISTWRDAAEFLLLGATSLQVCTAVMHYGYRIIEDLVDGLNAWMDAKGFKTIDEVVGKSLHRISDFNDFDLSFRAVARIDPEKCIQCNLCYVACNDTAHQCIDLVDAQGQVVPPFRYDVRANGKLEAVSTRPQPVVREEDCVGCRLCHNVCPVEGCIEMVEVPSGRAPVTWRELMQTRPEVTEDWEAMERYRKEVGIEIH; translated from the coding sequence ATGGCAGATCTTCGCATAAATTTTGCGGGCATCAAGTCGCCCAACCCCTTCTGGCTGGCCTCGGCCCCGCCTACCAACAGCGGAGCGCAGATCCACAAAGCCTTCGAGGCGGGCTGGGGCGGGGCGGTCTGGAAGACCATTGGGGCGCCGGTTTTAAACGTATCCAACCGCTACGGGGCCTGGCACTACGGTGGCCAGAAGATGTTGGCCATCAACAACGTGGAGCTGATCTCGGATCGGCCTTTGGAGGTTAACCTAAAGGAGATTCGCGATGTCAAGCGGCACTGGCCCGACCGGGCGGTGATCGTTTCGGCCATGGTGGAGTCCAAGCCCGAGGCCTGGCGGGACATCGTGATCAAGATAGAGGACACCGGGGCCGACGGCATCGAGCTCAACTATGGCTGCCCCCACGGCATGAGCGAGCGGGGCATGGGTTCAGCAGTGGGCCAGGTACCCGAGTACTGCCAGCAGATTACGGGCTGGGTGACCGAGGTGGCCCGGATTCCGGTCATTGTGAAGCTGACCCCCAACGTGGCCTCGGTGGTGCCGCCAGCTCGAGCCGCCCTGGCCGCGGGGGCCCATGGGCTCTCCCTCATCAACACCATCAACTCCATCATCGGGGTGGATCTGGACACCCTCGAGATCACCCCCAACATCGGTGGCAAGGGAGGCCATGGGGGCTATGCCGGGCCTGCGGTCAAACCCATCGCCCTGAACATGCTTTCTTCGCTGGGGGTGGACGAAGCGGTGCGCCAATCGGGGGTGCCCATATCGGGCATGGGAGGCATTAGCACCTGGAGGGACGCCGCCGAGTTTTTGCTGCTGGGCGCTACCAGCCTTCAGGTCTGCACCGCGGTGATGCATTACGGCTACCGCATCATCGAGGATCTGGTGGACGGCCTGAACGCCTGGATGGACGCCAAGGGCTTCAAGACCATCGACGAGGTGGTGGGCAAGAGCCTCCACCGCATCTCCGACTTCAACGACTTCGACCTTTCTTTTCGTGCGGTGGCCCGTATCGACCCCGAGAAGTGCATCCAGTGCAACCTTTGCTATGTGGCCTGCAACGACACCGCCCACCAGTGCATCGACCTGGTGGACGCCCAGGGCCAGGTAGTGCCGCCCTTCCGCTACGACGTCCGCGCCAACGGCAAGCTCGAGGCCGTAAGCACCCGTCCCCAGCCGGTGGTGCGCGAGGAAGACTGCGTGGGCTGCCGGCTTTGTCACAACGTCTGCCCGGTGGAGGGCTGCATTGAAATGGTTGAGGTGCCCTCAGGCCGGGCCCCGGTGACCTGGCGGGAGCTGATGCAGACCCGGCCCGAGGTGACCGAGGACTGGGAGGCCATGGAACGCTACCGCAAGGAGGTGGGCATTGAGATTCACTAG
- a CDS encoding NAD(P)-dependent oxidoreductase yields the protein MQIIKPEEVLSEYHPPLTDHEALVEAHRCLYCYDAPCTHACPTHIDIPKFIKKIASGNVVGSARTILEANLMGATCARVCPVEELCEGACVLNAEEKPIMIGRLQRYATDYVYERGIDVFKPGPPTGKRVAVIGAGPAGLTCAGELAKLGHSVTVFEKRELAGGLSTYGIIVLREPVEVALAEVEMIKRLGVEIRTGMELGRNLSWEEVRSGFDAVFLGVGLGSVPKLGIPGEEQVVDGLSYIEASKMNPAGLKVGRQVVVIGAGNTAVDCATIAKRLGAERVTMVYRRSEREMTAYPHEYEFAKKEGIEFRFLTQPVEVLLEGGQVVGLKCVRMRLGAPDASGRPAPEPVPGSEFVLPCDQVVKAIGQEKPWLAQALGLETEKGFIKVNQAYETSLPGVYAGGDCIRARGSASTVMAVQDGKLAAFAIHRSLMPSTVAAD from the coding sequence GTGCAGATCATCAAGCCAGAGGAAGTTTTATCCGAATACCACCCGCCCCTCACCGACCACGAGGCGTTGGTAGAGGCCCATCGCTGCCTCTACTGCTACGACGCGCCTTGCACCCACGCCTGCCCTACCCATATCGACATCCCCAAGTTCATCAAAAAAATCGCCAGTGGAAATGTGGTGGGTTCGGCCCGCACGATTTTGGAGGCCAACCTGATGGGGGCTACCTGTGCGCGGGTCTGCCCGGTGGAGGAGCTTTGCGAGGGGGCTTGTGTCCTGAATGCTGAGGAAAAACCCATCATGATCGGGCGCTTGCAGCGTTACGCCACCGATTATGTCTACGAGCGGGGAATAGATGTATTCAAGCCGGGCCCACCCACGGGTAAGCGGGTGGCGGTGATTGGGGCTGGGCCCGCGGGCCTGACCTGCGCGGGGGAGCTGGCCAAGCTGGGGCACAGCGTGACCGTGTTCGAGAAGCGCGAGCTGGCCGGTGGGCTTTCCACCTACGGCATCATCGTGTTGCGGGAACCGGTGGAGGTGGCCCTGGCCGAGGTGGAGATGATCAAGCGGCTGGGGGTGGAGATTAGAACCGGAATGGAGCTGGGGCGGAACCTTTCTTGGGAGGAGGTGCGCTCTGGCTTTGATGCGGTCTTCCTGGGCGTGGGCCTGGGGTCGGTGCCCAAGCTCGGCATTCCCGGAGAGGAGCAGGTGGTGGATGGCCTGAGCTACATCGAGGCCTCCAAGATGAACCCGGCCGGGCTAAAGGTGGGCCGGCAGGTGGTGGTGATTGGGGCCGGCAACACCGCGGTGGACTGCGCGACCATCGCCAAGCGGCTGGGTGCCGAGCGGGTGACCATGGTCTACCGCCGCAGCGAGCGGGAGATGACCGCCTACCCGCACGAGTACGAGTTCGCCAAGAAGGAGGGCATTGAGTTCCGCTTCCTCACCCAGCCGGTGGAGGTGCTGCTTGAAGGTGGGCAGGTGGTGGGCCTCAAGTGCGTGCGGATGCGCCTAGGCGCTCCCGACGCCTCGGGCCGGCCCGCCCCGGAGCCGGTGCCGGGCTCGGAGTTCGTGCTTCCCTGCGACCAGGTGGTCAAGGCCATTGGGCAGGAGAAGCCCTGGCTGGCCCAGGCGCTGGGCCTCGAGACCGAAAAAGGCTTCATCAAGGTGAACCAAGCCTATGAGACCAGCCTGCCGGGGGTATATGCCGGGGGCGACTGCATCCGGGCCAGGGGCTCGGCCTCTACCGTAATGGCGGTGCAGGACGGCAAGCTGGCGGCCTTTGCCATTCACCGCAGCCTGATGCCCAGCACGGTGGCGGCCGATTAG